One genomic window of Leptospira paudalimensis includes the following:
- a CDS encoding YaaR family protein — protein MIIQNNNPKSVSTQAKKGSKEKLSSSLAPVDEAKQSFLEILESIVPSGKEETRELNELWKDLPDLEKDLIKDPNHKNLESYKKHIKQIAELILKKNYKVMQAPQRGRNDQKDVRYVKVVDEKLDLLAKTMFSPNNSAFVILKQLDEIRGLLIDLKG, from the coding sequence ATGATCATCCAAAACAACAACCCTAAGTCGGTCTCGACTCAGGCAAAAAAAGGTTCCAAAGAAAAACTAAGTTCTTCCCTTGCGCCCGTCGATGAAGCCAAACAAAGTTTTTTAGAAATCTTAGAATCGATTGTCCCTTCTGGAAAAGAAGAAACAAGAGAACTGAATGAACTTTGGAAAGATTTACCTGATTTGGAAAAAGACCTAATCAAAGATCCCAATCACAAAAACCTCGAATCGTACAAAAAGCATATCAAACAAATAGCAGAACTCATTCTCAAAAAAAACTACAAAGTAATGCAAGCACCCCAACGCGGACGAAATGACCAAAAAGACGTTCGTTATGTGAAGGTAGTGGATGAAAAATTGGATCTTTTGGCTAAAACCATGTTTTCACCCAACAACAGTGCCTTTGTAATTTTGAAACAATTAGATGAAATCAGAGGTCTACTCATTGATCTAAAAGGATAA
- a CDS encoding OmpA family protein, which produces MPNQLTHLNFDFAIKKQKSIISIKSGIKRKSVNNFGCGIKRIRINLPTKAFKRATNNASFFIFKRITNQSPQFFHKQKLIQWTIGLFLSLLASSVFAQTREGEDTLVVSPIKGPINSEFQEFGPTMTPDAKTLYFYSKRSERSYTEIFKSERKKDGTWDFPEEVSVLNSPFDDQSPFITRDGKMILLSSNRDGSIEVMLADGKVGISRDLYVSNWNGKTWSVPTALPSPINTEEIEENPHLLGDTLLFTRYPFGKPNLAKIYYSQIKNNQWTKPKLLPSPINDQHATIAAAFNDDGKILFFSSNRPGGFGGFDLYMAKIEGEEFKDVENLGSPINSSEDEAYIVFQQVKKTFLFCRRVEGKSFDIFTASVPKQENLVQKKLEETKKISLDSVYFERASSILKPESSISLDSIVDFLHENSDQKMKIIGHTDLTGTFEDNMILSKERAESVKQYLVSKGVDANRLVTEGKGPTQPMVQGTDEAPSKKNRRTEFVLLNP; this is translated from the coding sequence ATGCCCAATCAACTCACTCACCTAAATTTCGATTTTGCGATCAAAAAACAAAAATCCATTATAAGCATTAAATCTGGTATTAAACGTAAATCGGTTAATAACTTTGGATGTGGAATTAAACGAATTAGAATTAACTTACCAACGAAGGCGTTTAAACGAGCTACAAATAACGCATCATTTTTTATTTTTAAACGTATTACGAATCAATCCCCTCAATTTTTTCATAAACAAAAACTCATCCAATGGACGATCGGTTTATTTTTATCTCTTTTGGCTTCATCAGTATTTGCCCAAACAAGGGAAGGTGAAGATACTTTAGTTGTGAGTCCGATCAAAGGCCCTATCAATTCAGAGTTTCAAGAGTTTGGTCCAACCATGACCCCAGATGCAAAAACTTTATATTTTTATTCAAAACGATCAGAACGCAGTTATACCGAAATTTTTAAATCAGAACGAAAGAAAGATGGAACATGGGATTTTCCTGAAGAAGTCAGTGTTTTAAATTCCCCTTTTGATGACCAGAGTCCGTTTATAACTCGCGATGGGAAAATGATCCTTCTTTCATCAAATCGAGATGGTTCCATTGAAGTGATGTTAGCAGATGGTAAAGTCGGTATTTCGAGAGATTTGTATGTTTCCAATTGGAACGGAAAAACATGGTCTGTTCCTACTGCTTTACCTTCTCCAATCAATACAGAGGAAATTGAAGAAAATCCGCATTTGTTAGGTGATACTCTTTTATTCACTCGTTACCCGTTCGGAAAACCAAACTTAGCAAAAATTTATTATAGTCAGATTAAAAACAATCAGTGGACAAAACCAAAACTTTTGCCTTCACCAATCAATGACCAACATGCAACAATTGCTGCTGCTTTTAATGATGATGGCAAAATACTTTTTTTCTCATCCAACCGTCCTGGTGGATTTGGCGGATTTGATTTGTATATGGCAAAAATAGAAGGGGAAGAATTTAAGGATGTTGAGAATTTAGGAAGTCCTATTAACTCCTCTGAGGATGAAGCCTATATTGTGTTTCAGCAGGTGAAAAAAACCTTTCTATTCTGCCGACGAGTGGAAGGAAAATCATTTGATATTTTCACCGCATCAGTTCCTAAACAAGAAAATTTAGTGCAAAAGAAATTAGAAGAAACAAAAAAAATTTCTCTCGATTCTGTTTATTTTGAAAGAGCTTCATCTATTTTAAAACCAGAATCATCAATTTCCTTAGATTCAATCGTTGATTTCCTTCATGAAAATTCAGATCAAAAAATGAAAATCATCGGACATACTGATTTGACAGGAACTTTTGAGGACAATATGATTTTGTCAAAAGAAAGAGCTGAATCCGTTAAACAATATTTAGTATCTAAAGGTGTTGATGCTAACCGGTTGGTGACAGAAGGAAAAGGACCCACACAACCGATGGTGCAGGGAACAGATGAAGCACCTTCGAAAAAAAATCGACGAACAGAATTTGTCTTACTAAATCCTTAA
- a CDS encoding ParA family protein, which translates to MGKIVSISNQKGGVGKTTTAINLASNLVDLGKKVLLLDIDPQGNSGSGLGLEVQSLNKTTYEVMIGELSAREAIQKTFVQNLDIIPSNINLSGLEVDFLGIEKKEFKLKDALASIKESYDYILIDCPPSLGVLTINALCASQSVMITLQTEYFALEGLSQLMRIISLVQSQWNPSLALEGVLLTMYDKRTNLANQVADDVRNYFKEKVYETVIPRNVKLSEAPSFGKPINYYDPDGVGAKSYKSLAEEIVGRA; encoded by the coding sequence ATGGGTAAAATCGTATCGATCAGTAACCAAAAGGGCGGCGTTGGAAAAACAACGACTGCGATCAACTTAGCATCCAATCTTGTTGATCTGGGAAAAAAAGTTCTTCTACTTGATATAGACCCACAGGGTAATTCAGGATCTGGACTTGGTTTAGAAGTACAATCACTGAATAAAACAACTTATGAAGTAATGATCGGAGAGTTATCAGCAAGAGAGGCGATCCAAAAAACTTTTGTTCAAAATCTAGATATCATTCCATCGAATATTAACCTTTCAGGACTTGAAGTAGACTTTCTTGGAATTGAGAAAAAAGAATTCAAACTCAAAGATGCTCTTGCTTCCATCAAAGAATCTTATGATTATATTTTAATCGATTGTCCCCCTTCTCTTGGTGTCTTAACCATCAATGCGCTTTGTGCTTCTCAATCAGTGATGATCACTTTACAAACAGAGTACTTTGCACTCGAAGGACTTTCACAACTTATGAGAATCATTTCCTTAGTGCAGTCACAATGGAATCCTTCTCTTGCTCTTGAAGGTGTTCTTCTTACGATGTATGATAAGAGAACTAACCTCGCAAACCAAGTTGCGGATGATGTTAGAAACTATTTCAAAGAAAAAGTTTATGAAACTGTCATTCCTCGTAATGTAAAATTATCAGAAGCTCCTTCCTTTGGAAAACCTATCAACTACTATGATCCTGATGGCGTTGGTGCAAAAAGTTATAAAAGTTTAGCGGAAGAAATTGTAGGGAGGGCATAA
- a CDS encoding ABC transporter transmembrane domain-containing protein, giving the protein MQTPDRPKSKNLRVLSKTFSYLKPYRIQMILSSFALLFTAGVTLGLGQGLRHLVDAGFSAKSKQELGYALVFIILVGILLAIGTYIRHYTVSWIGERVASDIRKDVFKHIIFIHPSFFESNSPGEIQSRITTDTTLIQTVIGSSASIALRNILMFVGGIIFLFITNAKLTMIVLVSVPFIVFPILFYGKRVRNLSRNTQDKIANIGTYVSESLLNIKILQSFHHQKVDIDVFSKTVEDAFAVAVARIRQRALLIGTVILFILTGISFMLWVGGTDVLEGKITGGELIAFSFYAIMVANSVGAVSEVLGDLQRAAGATERLMELLLSESEIKDPILAKPISEVFHSQDSVVFKNGSGKQNGLTILLKDLTFSYPSRPETKAIKGINLEIPANKTTALVGPSGGGKSTLFELILRFYDPTSGSISIGGINIKDLELEDLRSLIGFVPQQPILFSGTLRENIAYGKPNASFEEIQTAAENAYVMEFLNQLPDGFDTNLGHLGTRLSGGQKQRIAIARAILRNPRILLLDEATSALDSESEQMIQRALDFLVKERTTIMIAHRLSTVVKSDQIVVIKEGEIESVGTHDELLRTSELYERLAKLQFHTELL; this is encoded by the coding sequence TTGCAAACACCCGACCGACCTAAGTCAAAAAACCTCCGAGTCCTTTCTAAAACTTTTTCCTATTTAAAACCATACCGAATCCAAATGATCCTCTCTTCGTTTGCACTCCTTTTCACAGCGGGTGTGACATTGGGTCTTGGCCAAGGATTACGCCATTTGGTAGATGCAGGATTTTCTGCAAAATCCAAACAAGAATTAGGTTATGCTCTTGTCTTCATCATCTTAGTAGGAATCCTTCTCGCAATTGGAACTTACATTCGTCATTATACGGTTTCCTGGATCGGGGAAAGAGTCGCATCTGACATTCGTAAAGATGTGTTCAAACATATCATCTTCATCCATCCTAGTTTTTTTGAATCCAACTCTCCTGGGGAAATCCAATCCCGAATTACAACCGATACCACCCTCATCCAAACTGTAATCGGCTCTTCCGCCTCGATTGCATTACGAAATATTTTGATGTTTGTGGGTGGGATTATTTTTCTTTTTATCACCAATGCAAAACTCACAATGATAGTTCTTGTCAGTGTTCCCTTCATTGTGTTTCCCATTCTCTTTTATGGAAAACGAGTGAGAAACCTTTCCCGAAACACTCAGGATAAAATTGCAAATATAGGAACGTATGTAAGCGAATCTCTTCTCAACATCAAAATCTTACAATCCTTTCACCACCAAAAAGTAGATATCGATGTATTCTCCAAAACAGTGGAAGATGCTTTTGCCGTTGCAGTTGCCAGAATTAGACAACGGGCACTTCTCATCGGAACTGTCATTTTATTCATTCTAACTGGAATTAGTTTTATGTTATGGGTTGGTGGAACAGATGTCCTCGAAGGAAAAATCACAGGGGGAGAACTCATTGCGTTTTCCTTTTATGCAATCATGGTTGCAAACAGTGTTGGAGCCGTATCCGAAGTTCTAGGAGATTTACAAAGGGCAGCAGGTGCAACAGAAAGACTCATGGAACTTTTGTTATCCGAATCTGAAATCAAAGATCCAATTCTTGCAAAACCTATTTCAGAGGTATTCCATTCCCAAGACTCTGTAGTTTTCAAAAACGGTTCAGGGAAACAAAATGGACTTACGATCCTTTTAAAGGATTTAACATTTTCGTATCCTTCTCGTCCTGAGACAAAGGCTATCAAAGGAATCAATTTAGAAATTCCTGCCAATAAAACCACAGCACTTGTTGGACCATCAGGAGGAGGAAAGAGTACATTATTTGAACTCATCCTTCGTTTTTATGATCCAACTTCCGGTTCCATTTCCATCGGTGGAATCAACATCAAAGATTTAGAATTAGAAGACTTACGTTCCCTCATCGGATTTGTTCCCCAACAACCAATTCTATTCAGTGGAACCCTAAGAGAGAATATTGCCTATGGAAAACCGAATGCAAGTTTCGAAGAAATCCAAACAGCAGCAGAAAATGCTTATGTGATGGAATTTTTAAACCAGTTACCAGATGGTTTTGATACAAACCTGGGACACTTGGGTACTAGATTATCTGGCGGACAAAAACAAAGGATAGCAATTGCAAGGGCCATCCTCCGAAATCCAAGAATTCTTTTACTCGATGAAGCGACATCAGCGCTTGATTCAGAATCCGAACAGATGATCCAAAGAGCTTTGGATTTTTTAGTGAAAGAAAGAACAACCATTATGATAGCACATCGTCTTTCGACAGTTGTGAAATCAGATCAAATTGTTGTGATTAAGGAAGGAGAAATTGAGTCCGTTGGAACACACGACGAACTCTTACGAACAAGTGAATTGTATGAACGTTTGGCGAAATTACAATTTCACACCGAGTTGCTCTAA
- a CDS encoding RsmG family class I SAM-dependent methyltransferase: MSEKTIQEEIQTIIPELFPLIEPEFDWELLKNFYEFLKRDNEKGGFFSRNDSEKILERHIIESMIFVWKLKTTGYVSRETNVADVGTGPGLPGFLFALLKKAPHVFLVDSQKRKLALLETEVTSGSLSKVSKRVEFIYARTEEINSNFDVVTSRAMVPYPYIAEVTSRMVKQKGILCPFLAQPYQDIEKETEVLSNNGFVMKKEIPIPELEFVGKRHIKILQKNSLPKKGYPRDWKEIVKETKNKNG, from the coding sequence ATGTCAGAAAAAACCATCCAAGAAGAAATCCAAACAATCATTCCCGAACTCTTTCCATTAATTGAACCAGAATTTGATTGGGAACTTTTGAAAAACTTTTATGAGTTTTTAAAACGAGATAATGAGAAAGGAGGATTCTTTTCCAGAAATGATTCGGAAAAGATTCTAGAGAGACATATTATAGAATCGATGATCTTTGTTTGGAAATTGAAAACTACAGGATATGTTTCACGTGAAACAAATGTAGCTGATGTCGGAACAGGACCAGGACTGCCAGGTTTCCTATTTGCCCTTTTGAAAAAAGCACCGCATGTCTTCCTAGTTGATTCTCAAAAACGAAAGTTAGCTTTGTTGGAAACGGAAGTCACGTCTGGAAGTCTTTCTAAAGTTTCAAAACGAGTTGAGTTTATCTATGCGCGCACAGAAGAGATCAATTCTAATTTTGATGTGGTCACTTCTAGAGCAATGGTTCCCTATCCTTACATCGCTGAAGTCACATCAAGAATGGTAAAACAGAAAGGAATCTTATGTCCCTTTCTGGCGCAACCGTATCAGGATATAGAAAAAGAAACAGAAGTTCTCTCGAATAATGGGTTTGTGATGAAAAAAGAAATTCCCATTCCTGAATTAGAGTTTGTTGGAAAGAGACATATCAAAATACTGCAAAAGAATTCACTTCCGAAAAAGGGATACCCCCGTGACTGGAAAGAAATCGTAAAGGAGACAAAAAACAAGAATGGGTAA
- the serS gene encoding serine--tRNA ligase, whose product MLDINRIVQNPEELLSTLQKRGVVSTDIEAKIKTVSEKQRKLKLEVEELRAERNRVSKEIGIQKSQGKDITEISNAMKGVGDRIKAIEEELSKEEESLHELNLGLPNLLDPSVPEGKSEEDNVLVKQWGEIKKHSFEAKTHFDIGEKLGIFDFERGVKLSGARFYTYHGLGAKLERALMNLMLDTHTSENGYEEMWVPVLVNDESMTATGQLPKFAEDFYRLEKDGLNLIPTAEVPLTNYYRDEIIQEKELPISVCAHTSCFRREAGSYGRDTRGLVRVHQFQKVELVKFVEPEKSVEEHEKMLKDAESILQKLNLPYRVMLLCSKDMSSASSKTYDIEVWMPGLGRFMEISSVSNFKDYQARRGKIRYKSKEGKNLLVHTLNGSGLAIGRTLAAVIENYQLEDGTFQIPDVLKQYIR is encoded by the coding sequence ATGCTTGATATCAATCGTATTGTTCAGAACCCAGAAGAACTACTTTCCACCTTACAAAAACGTGGTGTTGTCTCTACTGACATAGAAGCAAAAATCAAAACCGTTTCTGAAAAACAAAGAAAATTAAAATTAGAAGTAGAAGAACTCCGTGCGGAACGTAACCGAGTTTCTAAAGAAATTGGAATTCAAAAATCGCAAGGGAAAGACATCACAGAAATATCTAATGCAATGAAAGGAGTTGGAGATCGCATCAAAGCAATCGAAGAAGAACTTTCAAAAGAAGAAGAATCTTTACATGAACTGAATTTGGGACTACCTAATTTACTAGATCCTTCGGTTCCAGAAGGGAAATCGGAAGAAGACAATGTTCTCGTCAAACAATGGGGTGAGATTAAAAAACACTCTTTTGAGGCAAAAACCCATTTTGATATTGGTGAGAAACTAGGTATTTTTGATTTTGAGCGTGGGGTCAAACTTTCTGGTGCAAGATTTTACACTTATCACGGATTAGGTGCGAAATTAGAACGTGCATTAATGAATTTAATGCTTGATACCCACACATCTGAAAATGGGTATGAGGAAATGTGGGTACCTGTTCTTGTGAACGACGAATCCATGACGGCTACTGGCCAACTTCCTAAGTTTGCCGAAGATTTTTATCGATTGGAAAAAGATGGATTGAATCTCATTCCAACAGCAGAAGTGCCTCTTACGAATTATTACCGCGATGAAATCATCCAAGAAAAAGAATTACCGATCTCTGTTTGTGCCCACACATCCTGTTTTAGAAGAGAAGCTGGATCTTATGGAAGAGACACACGTGGGTTAGTGCGAGTTCACCAATTCCAGAAAGTCGAACTTGTTAAATTTGTAGAACCTGAGAAGTCAGTGGAAGAACACGAAAAGATGTTAAAAGATGCAGAATCCATTTTGCAAAAATTAAATCTACCGTATCGTGTGATGTTACTTTGTAGCAAAGATATGTCGAGTGCTTCCTCCAAAACATATGATATCGAAGTTTGGATGCCTGGACTTGGGCGATTTATGGAAATTTCTTCTGTTTCGAACTTCAAAGACTATCAAGCAAGACGAGGAAAAATTCGATACAAGTCAAAGGAAGGAAAAAACCTGCTCGTCCATACTTTGAATGGTTCTGGTCTTGCGATCGGTCGAACACTGGCAGCAGTGATTGAAAACTACCAATTAGAAGATGGAACCTTCCAAATTCCGGATGTGTTAAAACAATATATCCGATAA
- a CDS encoding ParB/RepB/Spo0J family partition protein — MALGKGKVLGRGLGNLIPVNENNVEISKDEQTGLREIKVSEIAPNPHQPRKQFSDASIQELSNTIVEHGVIQPIVVQKNPSGSGFLLVAGERRLRACKLAGFAKIPAIVRDLSEADMMELALIENIQRENLNPMDEALAYQAIIDKRGLKVTDLATRVGKNRATISNLIRLLALPKPLQDWVKEGKLSEGQARPLLSIPDSKKQFEVAQKVIIEGWNVREVENYVSNLLNPEKKSSSLASALDKRDASIVKLETKLRNKFSSKVEVSHNETNGKGKIVFSYANLSDMERILEQLGVKL; from the coding sequence ATGGCACTCGGCAAAGGAAAAGTATTAGGGAGAGGACTTGGAAATTTAATACCAGTCAATGAGAACAATGTTGAAATTTCTAAGGACGAACAAACGGGTCTTAGAGAAATCAAAGTTTCTGAAATTGCACCAAACCCTCATCAACCTAGAAAACAATTTTCAGACGCATCCATCCAAGAGTTATCGAATACAATTGTCGAACATGGTGTGATCCAACCGATCGTTGTACAAAAAAATCCATCTGGTTCGGGTTTCCTTTTGGTAGCTGGTGAAAGAAGATTGCGTGCGTGTAAACTTGCAGGTTTTGCAAAGATACCTGCGATCGTTCGTGATCTTTCCGAAGCGGATATGATGGAACTTGCCCTGATAGAAAATATCCAAAGGGAAAATTTAAATCCAATGGATGAGGCTTTGGCTTACCAAGCCATAATCGACAAACGAGGGTTAAAGGTAACCGACCTTGCCACTCGTGTTGGAAAAAATCGGGCTACCATCTCCAATTTGATCCGACTCCTTGCATTACCGAAACCACTACAAGATTGGGTAAAGGAAGGGAAACTTTCAGAAGGACAAGCTCGCCCCCTACTTTCAATTCCCGACTCTAAAAAACAATTTGAAGTCGCACAGAAGGTAATCATTGAAGGTTGGAATGTTCGCGAGGTGGAAAACTATGTTTCCAATCTGTTGAACCCAGAAAAAAAATCCAGTTCCCTAGCAAGTGCATTGGACAAACGTGATGCGAGCATTGTGAAACTGGAAACTAAGTTAAGAAACAAATTTAGTTCTAAGGTAGAAGTGTCTCATAATGAAACCAATGGCAAAGGTAAAATTGTTTTTTCCTATGCCAACCTAAGTGATATGGAAAGAATCTTAGAGCAACTCGGTGTGAAATTGTAA
- a CDS encoding M23 family metallopeptidase, which produces MEVKQRLHLIFYRLRYKVQEWKLKLSQRYEDLDKKGREKLTIMVIPHTDRKTINFVISYKAISIFIGIMVVLLVISAVNVLSHSGSIHQLTELNLTNKDFIRQSSKMKEEVNSLHETIQYYYDRISNLYIKLGGDPSRVSKGMGGQAGQFLALQGTPQTDITDESFRIKEDIHNLKLSSELSEEIIKLIKKRKSIIKNTPSIWPTKGYVLFPFGKYISPITGKEEINRGLDIGSFPGAEVIATAPGLVFDTGYSPATGYYVKISHRFGWKTIYSNLDRIRVKKNEKLSKGDILGYVGKSPENPIYHLHYEVHVGTQALNPFSFLNQIQE; this is translated from the coding sequence GTGGAAGTAAAACAAAGACTACATTTAATTTTTTACCGACTTCGGTATAAAGTCCAGGAATGGAAGCTTAAGTTGTCCCAACGTTACGAAGATTTGGACAAAAAAGGTCGTGAAAAACTGACTATTATGGTCATTCCTCATACTGACCGAAAAACCATCAACTTTGTCATCTCTTACAAAGCCATTTCTATCTTCATTGGTATCATGGTTGTGTTACTTGTCATCAGTGCGGTGAACGTTTTATCACATAGTGGATCCATCCACCAACTCACTGAACTCAATTTAACCAATAAAGACTTTATTAGACAATCATCAAAGATGAAAGAAGAGGTAAACTCTCTTCATGAAACCATCCAATACTACTATGACCGTATTTCTAATCTTTATATCAAATTAGGTGGAGATCCATCTCGTGTATCCAAAGGGATGGGTGGACAAGCGGGCCAATTCCTTGCACTCCAAGGAACACCTCAAACTGACATTACAGATGAATCCTTTCGCATTAAAGAAGACATTCATAATTTAAAATTATCTTCAGAGCTTTCTGAAGAAATCATCAAACTCATCAAAAAAAGAAAGAGCATTATCAAAAACACACCATCGATTTGGCCCACAAAAGGGTATGTATTGTTTCCCTTTGGAAAGTACATTTCACCAATTACTGGCAAAGAAGAAATCAATCGTGGTTTGGACATTGGCTCTTTCCCAGGAGCAGAGGTCATTGCTACGGCACCTGGTTTAGTGTTTGATACTGGTTACTCACCAGCGACTGGTTATTATGTAAAAATTTCCCACAGATTTGGTTGGAAAACGATCTACTCAAATTTAGATCGAATCCGTGTGAAGAAAAACGAAAAACTCTCAAAGGGTGACATTCTGGGATATGTCGGAAAATCTCCTGAAAATCCGATTTACCACCTTCATTATGAAGTACATGTTGGTACCCAAGCGTTGAATCCGTTTTCGTTTCTCAACCAAATCCAAGAATAA
- a CDS encoding substrate-binding periplasmic protein, whose translation MFPNYLRIVWKILVAILFVPTLLMGQSSPTLEKIKKTKTLTVSVNEFYDPFYIENPNEGYPGLDVELAQEYAKFLDVDLKIIPLRTFDQHARMLEKGDSQIAMAGISSSINRFRDVYFTDPYLISTPAALVNRTALPPEPEGQIVTVQLFRNLNDLTNITGISYSVLANSSNHQFLREAFPKAQVFSYFTNEAALNELKKNNVNAFVADSFYIQALLQKDSSLRANYLPILGVVQEDHISMAIAKRDIEFLYNLNFFIKELKRTGKIQQLINKYFKSNKWVKKE comes from the coding sequence ATGTTCCCTAATTACCTTCGAATTGTTTGGAAAATATTGGTCGCCATTCTATTTGTCCCAACATTGCTTATGGGACAATCCAGTCCAACTCTGGAAAAAATTAAAAAAACCAAAACTTTAACGGTATCCGTTAATGAATTTTACGATCCATTTTATATTGAAAATCCCAATGAAGGTTATCCAGGATTAGATGTTGAATTGGCTCAAGAATATGCGAAATTTTTAGATGTTGATTTAAAAATCATTCCCTTACGAACGTTTGATCAACATGCTCGTATGTTAGAAAAAGGAGATAGCCAAATAGCAATGGCTGGAATCTCTTCTTCGATTAATCGTTTCCGAGATGTTTATTTTACAGACCCATATTTAATTTCGACACCAGCTGCCTTGGTTAATCGTACAGCACTACCGCCAGAACCGGAAGGGCAAATTGTAACGGTACAACTTTTTAGAAATTTAAATGATTTAACAAACATTACAGGAATTTCGTATTCAGTTTTAGCAAATAGTTCCAACCATCAATTTTTACGAGAAGCATTTCCAAAGGCACAAGTTTTTTCTTATTTCACAAATGAAGCTGCCTTAAACGAATTAAAGAAAAATAACGTAAATGCATTTGTTGCTGATTCTTTTTACATCCAAGCATTACTACAAAAAGATTCTTCTCTTCGAGCTAATTATTTACCAATTTTAGGTGTGGTCCAAGAAGATCACATCAGTATGGCGATTGCTAAAAGAGACATTGAATTTCTTTATAACCTCAACTTTTTCATTAAGGAACTAAAACGGACCGGCAAAATCCAACAGTTGATTAACAAATACTTTAAATCTAACAAATGGGTAAAAAAAGAGTAA
- a CDS encoding TatD family hydrolase, with product MGYSLIDTHCHLDIIREQGQSIEETLEKSRMAGVDQLVQIGIDLPSSNEAVRISETYSTDALKISYSIGCHPTETHEFPNAEQILNLAKSRMNDPKFAAIGEIGVDLYHDASTRSQQNDVLRKFLDFSSEYQMPVVIHSRDAFQDTYEALKEYKTKAFGVIHCFTYDYEAAKQFVDLGYYISFSGIVTFKSAVDIQEAAKKIPLESILIETDAPFLSPMPHRGKRNDSSHLPFVLEKMYSLRTEPNTEVAERIYKNSLKFTERKAYHHA from the coding sequence ATGGGATATTCGTTGATCGACACACATTGCCACTTAGACATAATTCGAGAACAAGGACAAAGTATCGAAGAAACCCTGGAGAAATCCCGAATGGCAGGAGTAGACCAACTGGTTCAAATCGGTATTGATTTGCCAAGTTCAAACGAAGCTGTTCGTATATCAGAAACCTATTCAACTGATGCGTTAAAAATTTCTTATTCAATTGGTTGTCATCCGACGGAAACGCATGAGTTTCCCAATGCAGAACAAATTTTAAATTTAGCCAAATCCCGAATGAATGATCCTAAGTTTGCAGCGATTGGTGAAATTGGTGTGGATCTTTACCATGACGCTAGCACTCGTTCCCAACAAAATGATGTATTGCGAAAGTTTTTGGATTTTTCTTCAGAGTACCAAATGCCCGTTGTCATCCATTCACGAGATGCTTTTCAGGATACGTATGAAGCATTAAAAGAATATAAGACAAAAGCATTTGGAGTGATCCATTGTTTTACTTATGATTATGAAGCGGCAAAACAATTTGTCGATCTTGGGTATTATATTTCTTTTTCAGGAATTGTTACTTTTAAATCGGCGGTCGATATCCAAGAAGCTGCCAAAAAAATTCCACTCGAATCCATTTTGATTGAAACAGATGCACCGTTTTTATCACCGATGCCTCATCGTGGAAAAAGAAATGATTCCTCACATTTGCCCTTTGTATTAGAGAAAATGTATTCATTAAGAACCGAACCTAATACAGAAGTAGCAGAACGTATTTATAAAAATTCACTAAAATTTACAGAAAGAAAGGCCTATCACCATGCTTGA
- a CDS encoding bactofilin family protein, which yields MSNPSTEEEFLVNSIIGEGAEFTGEFKFPGLIRIDGKFRGVLETTGKVLIGKSGIVDTDIKARVVVAGGEIRGNIYATERVTLLSSCRLEGDIVTPRLIVEEGVVFHGKCTINPTRH from the coding sequence ATGTCGAATCCATCAACAGAAGAAGAATTTTTAGTTAATAGCATCATCGGAGAAGGGGCTGAATTCACTGGTGAATTTAAGTTTCCTGGCCTTATCCGTATCGATGGAAAATTCCGTGGAGTTCTAGAAACTACAGGAAAGGTCCTTATCGGAAAGTCCGGAATCGTCGATACTGATATCAAAGCACGAGTTGTGGTGGCTGGTGGAGAAATCCGCGGAAATATTTATGCAACAGAACGTGTAACACTACTTTCAAGTTGTCGATTAGAAGGGGACATTGTCACTCCTCGCCTCATCGTTGAAGAAGGTGTAGTGTTCCATGGGAAATGTACAATTAACCCCACTCGTCATTAG